The following proteins are encoded in a genomic region of Chryseobacterium cucumeris:
- a CDS encoding xylulokinase, with protein sequence MYLLGYDIGSSSVKVCLIEASSGKVIASEFSPKKEMKITAINPGWAEQNPVDWWINLKLAHEAVMHESGVHAEDIKGIGITWQMHGLILVDKDQNLLRPSIIWCDSRAVPHGEKAFKTIGEEKCLSHLLNSPGNFTASKLAWVKENEPEIFEKIDKIMLPGDYIAMRLSGQIGMTIEGLSEGIFWDFKNNCISEDIINHYGIPESFFPEIVPTFGIQATVSRAAAEELGLKEGTPISYRAGDQPNNALSLNVFNPGEIASTAGTSGVVYGVLDQLEYDKLSRVNTFAHVNYTPEQIRLGVLLCINGTGILNSWLKHNFATSLSSYGDMNDMASLSPIGSKGLSIIPFGNGAERVLENKDTSCSIHGINFNIHSKGDILRAAQEGIVFSYEYGMDIMRNIGMDIQVIRAGNANMFLSSIFRQSLSSVSNAVIELYDTDGAVGAARAAGMGIGFYSDSREAFSSLEKIAVIEPEHEKQEQYLEAYARWKHHLNEII encoded by the coding sequence ATGTACTTACTAGGCTATGACATTGGCAGTTCTTCTGTGAAAGTGTGTCTCATTGAGGCGTCCAGCGGAAAAGTGATTGCTTCTGAATTTTCTCCCAAAAAAGAGATGAAAATCACTGCTATAAATCCCGGATGGGCAGAGCAAAATCCGGTAGACTGGTGGATCAATCTGAAGTTGGCACACGAAGCTGTCATGCATGAATCCGGAGTACATGCAGAAGATATTAAAGGAATCGGAATTACCTGGCAGATGCATGGGTTGATTCTTGTAGACAAAGATCAGAACCTTTTAAGACCATCCATTATCTGGTGCGACAGCCGTGCTGTACCTCATGGTGAAAAGGCTTTCAAAACCATAGGAGAAGAAAAATGTCTTTCACATCTGTTGAATTCACCGGGAAACTTTACAGCATCAAAGCTTGCCTGGGTAAAAGAAAACGAACCTGAGATCTTTGAAAAGATAGATAAAATAATGCTTCCCGGGGACTATATTGCCATGAGACTTTCAGGACAGATAGGAATGACCATTGAAGGATTATCAGAAGGAATATTCTGGGATTTTAAAAACAACTGCATTTCGGAAGATATCATTAACCACTATGGAATTCCTGAAAGTTTCTTCCCGGAAATTGTACCTACATTTGGTATTCAGGCAACAGTTTCAAGGGCAGCAGCGGAAGAATTAGGCTTAAAGGAAGGTACACCTATTTCTTACAGAGCGGGAGACCAGCCCAACAATGCGCTTTCCCTGAATGTCTTTAACCCTGGAGAAATTGCCTCTACAGCAGGAACTTCAGGAGTGGTTTATGGAGTGCTGGACCAGCTGGAATATGATAAATTATCAAGGGTCAATACATTTGCCCATGTCAATTACACACCGGAACAGATCAGGCTTGGGGTTTTACTGTGTATCAACGGAACCGGAATTTTAAATTCCTGGCTGAAGCACAATTTTGCAACTTCGCTTTCTTCCTATGGTGATATGAATGATATGGCTTCACTTTCACCCATCGGATCTAAAGGATTAAGCATCATTCCTTTTGGAAACGGAGCGGAAAGAGTGCTGGAAAATAAGGATACAAGCTGTTCAATTCACGGAATAAACTTCAATATCCATTCAAAAGGCGATATTCTTCGTGCAGCACAGGAAGGTATTGTATTCTCTTATGAATATGGAATGGATATCATGAGAAATATAGGCATGGATATCCAGGTGATCCGTGCAGGAAATGCCAATATGTTTTTAAGTTCAATCTTTCGCCAGTCGCTATCCAGTGTCAGCAACGCGGTTATTGAACTTTATGATACCGATGGAGCGGTAGGAGCAGCAAGAGCTGCAGGAATGGGAATAGGATTTTATTCAGATTCCAGAGAAGCATTCTCTTCACTCGAAAAAATAGCGGTGATAGAGCCCGAACACGAAAAACAGGAACAATATTTAGAAGCCTATGCCAGATGGAAACATCATCTTAACGAAATAATCTAG
- a CDS encoding NUDIX hydrolase: protein MNQNFIHTYVSVDCVVFGFDHENRLNILLVQRHVDDVPLEKQIKLPGSLIFSDEDVDDAAQRVLHELTGIKKMVLKQFKCFADPMRASNAHDIKWMDQEYKHHIDRIITVAYLSLCKIDHKINSTKYDTVDWYPIDEVPVLPFDHNKIITESLMEIRKWIESDFSIIFELLPKRFTIRQLYQLYSALNEKNIDIKNFHKKISSFPYIVPLDEIQKDVSHRAARYYRFDAKIYKKNNTKLIK, encoded by the coding sequence ATGAATCAGAACTTTATTCATACCTATGTCTCTGTAGATTGTGTTGTCTTTGGATTTGACCATGAAAACAGGTTGAATATATTACTAGTACAACGCCATGTTGATGACGTTCCGTTGGAAAAGCAGATCAAACTTCCTGGAAGTCTGATTTTCAGCGATGAGGATGTAGATGATGCAGCACAAAGGGTACTTCATGAACTGACAGGGATTAAAAAAATGGTTCTCAAACAGTTCAAATGCTTTGCCGATCCCATGAGAGCGAGCAATGCCCATGATATCAAATGGATGGATCAGGAATACAAACATCATATAGACAGGATTATTACGGTGGCCTATCTTTCTCTTTGTAAAATAGATCATAAAATCAACAGTACAAAATATGATACCGTAGACTGGTATCCTATTGATGAGGTTCCGGTACTGCCTTTTGATCATAACAAAATTATCACTGAATCTTTAATGGAGATCAGAAAATGGATTGAATCTGATTTCTCCATTATTTTTGAGCTGCTGCCTAAAAGATTCACCATAAGACAGCTTTATCAGCTGTACAGTGCTCTAAATGAAAAGAATATTGATATTAAGAATTTTCATAAAAAAATATCCTCATTCCCCTATATCGTTCCATTGGATGAAATTCAAAAAGATGTATCACACCGCGCAGCAAGATATTACCGATTTGATGCTAAGATCTACAAGAAAAACAATACAAAACTTATAAAATAA
- a CDS encoding helix-turn-helix domain-containing protein, whose translation MELIKDTDLNMTEITYEIGYSHIAAFSNNFYQLTNMRPTEFRTMSRI comes from the coding sequence ATGGAATTAATTAAAGATACCGATCTGAATATGACTGAAATTACCTATGAAATTGGGTACTCCCATATTGCCGCTTTCAGCAATAATTTTTATCAACTTACCAATATGAGACCTACCGAATTCAGGACAATGTCCAGAATATGA
- a CDS encoding SusC/RagA family TonB-linked outer membrane protein, protein MNRFYFNKSNRAALFFAMTLLPCGIAYSQVKKDTVAKENKIDEVVVIGYGTQRKEAVTGSVATVKGDALREVPSANITQALQGRTAGVDISQTSTKPGAAMQIRIRGTRSLTGDNNPLIVLDGIPFVGSLGDISSSDIKSIDILKDASATAIYGSRGANGVILVTTNRGAKGQRPKFTYNTFTGVQTLFSKYPMMDGPKFAKLRAYAIPAGNKTPLYSNGADENNSVNTDWQSLFYKPAMMTSHDVGVSGGTEGGNYNVGLSYFKQNALIPIQSYERFALRMAIDQQVGSVFKFGFTTNTNYSVSEGNGVNPGAVLGYSPIANPYNADGSPKRVMSTAGGIDQTWIYTRRSLESLAEKYIDETKSFASYNNLYGEVSLPVKGLKYRLNVGLDFRTSNSGNYSGVGVFNTNPLGPSAAGKGNNQTYHWVLENLLTYDRTFGKHKINAVALYSAEQNKYTSSYMSAKNVPADFFQYYNLGQSPQADITVRPEDQAYWKTGLLSAMGRIMYTYDNRYMLTATLRADGSSRLAPGNKWHTYPALSLGWNVTNESFMENIKAINLLKFRAGWGQTSNQAVDPYTTMGRFNVAPYNYGSAGSAGIYGNQPPNPNLGWEYSKTQNYGVDFGILNNRLTGSVEYYKTHTFDLLTQKSLPATSGWSSIVSNVAETENKGVEISLNGVIFDNPDGFTWEAGVNFYTNKNKILSLASGTQRDINNSWFVGHNINSLYDYQYIGLWQAGDPYQSILEPGTAADVIGSIKVLYTGGYNADGTPVRAIGPDDRQIFDTAPKFQGGFNMRFAYKNFELSTVGAFQHGGILVSTIYGSASYLNRLTGRGNNVDVDYWTEDNTGAYFPRPGRHLSGDNPKYSSTLAMFDASYLKLRTITLGYNVNKDFLKDLKITSLRIYFTVTNPVVLFSPYHKFSGMDPEPNSFGNENQAVSGYPNRQLVIGTNNPSTRNYLMGLNLTF, encoded by the coding sequence ATGAACCGATTTTATTTCAATAAAAGCAATAGAGCAGCACTGTTTTTTGCAATGACTCTATTGCCTTGCGGCATAGCATATTCACAGGTTAAGAAAGATACAGTAGCTAAAGAAAATAAAATAGATGAAGTTGTTGTGATAGGATATGGAACCCAGAGAAAAGAGGCTGTAACAGGTTCTGTAGCCACTGTAAAAGGAGATGCCCTGCGTGAAGTACCTTCTGCCAACATTACCCAGGCATTACAGGGAAGAACGGCAGGGGTAGATATCTCGCAAACCTCCACTAAACCGGGTGCTGCCATGCAGATCCGTATCAGGGGAACACGATCTCTGACAGGAGATAATAACCCATTGATTGTATTGGATGGTATTCCTTTCGTAGGATCACTGGGAGACATCAGCTCAAGTGATATCAAAAGTATTGACATCCTGAAAGATGCTTCTGCTACAGCCATCTACGGGTCAAGAGGAGCAAACGGTGTTATTCTCGTTACAACCAACAGAGGAGCAAAAGGGCAGAGGCCTAAATTTACCTATAACACCTTTACAGGAGTTCAGACCTTGTTTTCAAAATATCCGATGATGGATGGTCCTAAGTTTGCAAAACTGCGTGCTTATGCCATTCCTGCGGGAAATAAAACGCCATTGTATTCCAACGGGGCTGATGAAAATAACAGCGTCAATACTGACTGGCAAAGCCTGTTTTATAAGCCGGCGATGATGACCAGTCACGATGTAGGGGTTTCAGGAGGAACAGAAGGTGGAAATTATAATGTAGGATTATCCTATTTTAAACAAAATGCATTAATTCCTATTCAGAGTTACGAAAGATTTGCCCTGAGAATGGCGATTGACCAGCAGGTAGGATCTGTCTTTAAGTTTGGTTTTACAACCAATACAAACTATTCTGTCTCTGAAGGAAACGGAGTAAATCCGGGAGCGGTTCTGGGATATTCTCCGATTGCCAATCCTTACAATGCGGACGGAAGCCCGAAAAGAGTAATGAGCACCGCAGGCGGTATCGATCAGACATGGATTTATACCAGAAGAAGCCTGGAGAGCCTGGCAGAGAAATATATTGATGAAACCAAATCTTTTGCATCCTATAACAACCTTTACGGAGAAGTCAGCCTTCCAGTCAAAGGATTGAAATACAGGTTAAATGTAGGGTTGGATTTCCGTACTTCAAACAGTGGAAACTATAGTGGTGTAGGAGTTTTCAATACAAATCCTCTGGGACCGTCAGCGGCAGGAAAAGGGAATAACCAGACTTATCACTGGGTATTGGAAAACCTCCTGACGTACGACCGTACATTCGGAAAACATAAGATCAACGCTGTAGCATTATACTCTGCAGAACAGAACAAGTATACAAGTTCATACATGAGTGCAAAAAATGTCCCTGCAGACTTTTTTCAGTATTATAACCTGGGACAGTCTCCTCAGGCAGATATTACAGTAAGACCTGAAGACCAGGCGTACTGGAAAACAGGCCTGCTTTCAGCGATGGGAAGAATCATGTATACGTATGATAACAGGTACATGCTTACAGCCACACTCCGTGCCGACGGATCTTCCAGACTGGCACCGGGTAACAAATGGCATACCTATCCCGCATTATCACTAGGATGGAATGTTACCAACGAATCCTTCATGGAGAATATCAAAGCGATTAATCTTCTGAAATTCAGAGCAGGATGGGGGCAGACTTCCAATCAGGCAGTAGATCCATACACTACGATGGGAAGATTTAACGTGGCTCCTTATAACTACGGAAGCGCAGGAAGTGCAGGAATCTATGGAAATCAGCCGCCTAATCCAAACCTTGGATGGGAATATTCAAAAACACAAAACTACGGGGTAGACTTCGGGATCCTGAACAACCGCCTTACGGGAAGTGTGGAATATTACAAAACCCATACATTTGACCTGCTGACACAAAAAAGTCTTCCGGCAACAAGCGGTTGGTCATCCATCGTTTCCAATGTAGCCGAAACGGAAAATAAAGGGGTGGAAATTTCCTTGAACGGAGTTATTTTTGATAACCCGGATGGGTTTACATGGGAAGCCGGAGTTAATTTTTACACCAATAAAAACAAAATTTTATCTCTTGCATCCGGAACACAACGGGACATCAATAACTCATGGTTTGTAGGGCATAATATCAATTCATTGTATGATTATCAGTACATCGGTCTTTGGCAGGCTGGCGACCCGTATCAGAGCATTCTGGAGCCGGGAACTGCTGCGGATGTTATAGGATCTATCAAGGTTCTTTACACCGGAGGCTATAATGCTGACGGAACTCCGGTAAGAGCAATAGGACCGGATGACAGACAGATTTTTGATACCGCTCCGAAATTCCAGGGAGGATTTAATATGCGCTTTGCCTACAAGAACTTTGAACTGAGCACAGTAGGAGCTTTCCAGCACGGAGGAATCCTTGTGAGTACGATTTACGGATCTGCAAGTTATCTTAACAGATTAACGGGTAGAGGGAATAACGTGGATGTGGATTACTGGACAGAAGATAATACCGGTGCTTATTTTCCGCGTCCGGGACGTCATTTGAGCGGCGATAATCCGAAGTATTCTTCTACTTTAGCAATGTTTGATGCTTCTTACCTTAAGCTTCGTACCATTACATTAGGCTATAATGTCAATAAAGATTTTTTAAAGGATCTGAAAATTACCAGCTTAAGAATTTACTTTACGGTAACCAATCCTGTTGTACTATTCTCACCTTATCATAAGTTCTCAGGAATGGATCCGGAACCAAACTCTTTCGGAAATGAAAACCAGGCAGTAAGCGGATATCCAAACCGCCAGCTTGTCATAGGAACGAACAACCCTTCCACAAGAAATTACTTAATGGGACTTAACTTAACCTTTTAA
- a CDS encoding SMI1/KNR4 family protein, protein MNINYIKEKLNFLKANPGKLNTIVPKEFFLNPVIPESEVFSIENNNKIKFPEDYRDFITKIGNGCIGPDYGLLSLQESMIDFKLRTKPAIDLSIPFPYSESWNEDWIFDIDWDGGERPNEDQLNPYMDTGHINGCLQICHIGHGCTYLLVVNGSERGKIWTDDRADYGGINPLLDDDGLAISFERWYLDWLEEVID, encoded by the coding sequence ATGAACATAAATTACATAAAAGAAAAATTAAATTTTCTTAAAGCCAATCCAGGGAAATTGAATACAATAGTACCAAAAGAGTTTTTTCTTAATCCTGTTATCCCCGAATCAGAAGTTTTTTCTATTGAAAATAACAATAAAATTAAGTTTCCTGAAGATTACAGAGATTTTATTACGAAAATAGGGAATGGTTGCATTGGGCCTGATTATGGCCTTTTATCATTACAGGAATCAATGATTGACTTTAAGCTCAGAACAAAACCTGCGATTGATTTATCAATACCTTTTCCTTATTCTGAAAGCTGGAATGAAGATTGGATTTTTGATATTGATTGGGATGGTGGAGAGCGGCCAAATGAAGACCAATTAAATCCATATATGGATACTGGCCATATAAATGGATGTTTACAGATTTGTCATATTGGGCATGGATGTACATATCTTTTGGTTGTAAACGGAAGTGAACGTGGAAAAATTTGGACTGATGACAGAGCTGATTATGGAGGCATAAATCCTTTACTGGATGATGATGGCTTGGCAATATCTTTTGAACGTTGGTATCTTGATTGGCTTGAGGAAGTTATTGATTAA
- a CDS encoding RagB/SusD family nutrient uptake outer membrane protein, with the protein MINFNKKLLLGAIFLSLTFTGCSEILDEQPRAIYTADYFNTPDGVNQGFTALYRQMRLLYGNGYFMSNCQNGTDESTWAQSADGNFKELDMSGNGIINSNTFPTSMVWNSVFPYINTANGIIEKGPGFGIAESMISEARFFRGFYYFMLVQTYGGVPLDLGAGELKYNTLPSTSSVRNNVPEVYTKTVFADLKKAIENLPASPRVTGGVTKNVARLMLAKAYLTYGWWLQNPNSIPTYPEVTRTDPDGHNAQWYFQQAYDIAMEGINNPGPYALQPTFYDVNVGSNDRNTESMLYADHTQSSTYYNESDPVGFGSGWAPDNFAAWMQTWNYTAIKSSKTTAWEGADVVSAVQREAAQPLGRPWVRMCPTLGVIKNTFADKTNDSRYDGTFVTTYRGNWNKNGTGLTTVPVLYNANNLPVQPGGAILSFLNDDSQTPSYPTGSGQSGVGAGTLPGRADWVIAPNGISRIVYPGLWKIGTYRTDDPNGLGYPNAGLTRPFSVAKFSEFYFIAAEAAVKGASGAMTARDLINVIRARAGKWKFNNAQNTAYVADNSAAMTAATPSVITIDYILAERSREYYGEFYRWYDLVRTQKWGDYAASYQIGGASYGDHDPQTVTRTIKPFHYLRPIPQNQIDAMEVSADIKAKYQNPGYN; encoded by the coding sequence ATGATAAATTTTAACAAAAAACTGCTATTAGGAGCAATCTTTTTATCCTTAACATTTACAGGTTGTAGTGAAATTCTTGATGAGCAGCCAAGAGCAATCTATACAGCTGACTATTTTAATACACCGGATGGAGTTAATCAGGGATTTACGGCTTTATACAGACAGATGAGATTACTGTATGGCAATGGCTACTTTATGAGCAATTGTCAGAACGGAACTGACGAATCTACCTGGGCACAAAGTGCGGATGGAAACTTCAAAGAATTGGATATGTCCGGAAACGGTATTATCAATTCCAATACTTTTCCTACAAGTATGGTCTGGAACTCCGTATTTCCGTATATCAATACTGCCAACGGAATCATTGAAAAAGGACCTGGATTCGGAATTGCAGAATCTATGATCTCTGAAGCCCGTTTCTTCCGCGGATTTTACTACTTCATGCTCGTACAGACCTATGGAGGAGTTCCTCTGGATTTAGGTGCAGGAGAATTGAAATATAACACTTTACCTTCCACCTCTTCCGTAAGAAATAACGTACCGGAAGTATATACAAAAACTGTTTTTGCTGACCTTAAAAAAGCAATAGAAAATTTACCTGCATCACCAAGGGTAACGGGAGGTGTAACCAAAAATGTTGCAAGACTGATGCTTGCCAAAGCTTACCTTACTTATGGATGGTGGCTGCAGAATCCCAACAGCATTCCAACTTATCCTGAAGTGACAAGAACTGATCCTGACGGGCACAATGCCCAGTGGTATTTTCAGCAGGCTTATGATATCGCCATGGAAGGAATCAACAATCCCGGACCTTATGCGCTTCAGCCTACCTTCTATGATGTGAATGTAGGTTCCAATGACAGAAATACCGAATCTATGCTGTATGCAGACCATACACAGTCAAGTACATACTACAACGAAAGTGATCCTGTAGGATTTGGATCAGGCTGGGCACCGGACAATTTTGCAGCATGGATGCAGACCTGGAACTATACTGCCATCAAAAGCAGTAAAACCACAGCTTGGGAAGGAGCGGACGTTGTAAGCGCCGTACAGAGAGAAGCAGCACAGCCATTGGGACGTCCATGGGTGCGTATGTGTCCTACCTTAGGTGTTATCAAAAATACTTTTGCAGATAAAACCAACGATTCCCGTTATGATGGAACTTTTGTAACCACCTACAGAGGAAACTGGAACAAGAATGGAACAGGCCTTACAACGGTTCCTGTACTTTATAATGCCAATAATTTACCTGTACAGCCGGGAGGAGCAATCTTAAGCTTCCTGAATGATGACAGCCAGACGCCTTCTTATCCTACAGGATCCGGACAAAGCGGTGTAGGAGCAGGAACCCTTCCGGGAAGAGCAGACTGGGTGATCGCACCGAACGGAATCAGTAGAATTGTATATCCGGGTCTTTGGAAAATAGGAACTTACCGTACCGATGATCCAAATGGTTTAGGATATCCGAATGCAGGATTAACCCGTCCTTTCAGTGTTGCCAAATTTTCAGAATTCTATTTTATTGCTGCAGAAGCAGCTGTAAAAGGAGCTTCAGGAGCTATGACAGCCAGAGATCTTATCAACGTCATCCGTGCCCGTGCCGGAAAATGGAAGTTCAATAATGCACAGAATACCGCTTATGTAGCGGATAACAGTGCAGCGATGACGGCTGCTACGCCATCTGTAATTACCATTGATTATATCCTTGCAGAAAGATCCCGTGAATATTACGGAGAATTCTACAGATGGTATGATCTGGTACGTACACAGAAGTGGGGAGATTATGCGGCAAGTTATCAGATTGGAGGAGCTTCTTATGGAGATCATGATCCACAGACGGTGACAAGAACAATAAAACCTTTTCATTATCTGAGACCGATTCCTCAGAATCAGATTGATGCGATGGAAGTATCAGCAGATATTAAAGCAAAATATCAGAATCCGGGATACAATTAA
- the xylA gene encoding xylose isomerase produces the protein MNTLTGTKEFFTGIEKIKFEGKESKNPLAFRYYDAEKIVMGKPMKDWTRFAMAWWHTLCANGSDPFGGPTIHHPWDIGNDPVTRAMHKMDAGFEFMSKMGFNYYCFHDIDLVDPANNWKDYEKNMQTIVEYAKQKQQETGIKLLWGTANVFTHERYMNGASTNPNFDVVACAGTQVKNSIDATIALGGENYVFWGGREGYMSLLNTDMKREKDHLARFLSMSRDYARQQGFKGTFLIEPKPMEPTKHQYDYDSETVIGFLRHYGLDKDFKLNIEVNHATLAGHTFEHELQVAVDAGLLGSIDANRGDYQNGWDTDQFPIDYYDMVQAWLVLLPAGGLGTGGVNFDAKIRRNSIDAEDLFISHISGMDVFAKGLLAAADILENSDYKKLRTDRYASFDNGNGKAFEEGSLTLEDLQRIAHEIGEPQPKSGKQELFEAIVNMYI, from the coding sequence ATGAACACTTTAACAGGTACAAAAGAGTTTTTTACAGGTATTGAAAAAATTAAGTTTGAAGGGAAGGAAAGTAAGAACCCGTTGGCGTTCCGTTACTATGATGCGGAAAAGATCGTGATGGGAAAACCTATGAAAGACTGGACAAGATTTGCGATGGCATGGTGGCACACCTTATGTGCCAACGGAAGCGATCCGTTCGGAGGACCTACCATTCACCACCCGTGGGATATCGGAAACGATCCGGTAACAAGAGCAATGCACAAAATGGATGCAGGTTTCGAATTCATGTCTAAAATGGGATTCAATTACTACTGCTTCCATGATATCGATCTGGTAGACCCTGCCAACAACTGGAAGGACTACGAGAAAAATATGCAGACTATTGTGGAATATGCAAAACAAAAACAGCAGGAAACAGGAATTAAGCTTTTATGGGGAACAGCCAATGTTTTCACTCATGAAAGATACATGAACGGTGCTTCTACCAATCCGAATTTTGATGTAGTAGCCTGTGCAGGAACTCAGGTGAAAAATTCAATAGATGCAACCATAGCGCTTGGTGGTGAAAATTATGTTTTCTGGGGTGGAAGAGAAGGATATATGAGCCTTTTGAACACAGACATGAAGCGTGAAAAAGATCACCTTGCCCGTTTCCTTTCCATGTCAAGAGACTATGCACGCCAGCAAGGTTTTAAAGGAACTTTCCTGATTGAACCTAAACCAATGGAGCCTACCAAGCATCAGTACGATTATGATTCTGAAACAGTAATCGGATTCCTTAGACATTACGGATTAGATAAGGATTTTAAACTGAATATCGAAGTGAATCACGCTACATTGGCAGGTCACACATTCGAACATGAGCTTCAGGTTGCAGTAGATGCAGGACTTTTAGGAAGCATTGATGCCAACAGGGGAGATTATCAGAACGGATGGGATACAGACCAGTTCCCAATTGATTATTACGACATGGTTCAGGCGTGGCTGGTGCTGCTTCCGGCAGGAGGTCTGGGAACCGGAGGGGTGAATTTTGATGCCAAAATCAGAAGAAATTCTATTGATGCTGAAGATCTGTTCATTTCCCACATCTCAGGAATGGATGTATTCGCAAAAGGTCTTCTTGCAGCGGCTGATATCCTTGAAAATTCAGATTACAAAAAGCTGAGGACAGACCGTTATGCTTCTTTTGATAACGGAAACGGAAAAGCATTTGAAGAAGGTTCACTTACACTGGAAGATCTGCAGAGAATAGCTCACGAAATCGGCGAACCACAGCCAAAAAGCGGAAAACAGGAATTGTTTGAAGCCATCGTGAATATGTATATATAA